The DNA segment CTTCTACATTTTCCATTGTGTGTTTTGTGCCCCTGGCCGATGGCTTTTGTCATATATTCATAATGATTATTAACGATGCCACCCAACTTAGACTGGTGGGACGATGGTAAGCTCAAGCTTTAGGGCAACCCTTCTCAAGCTCGGCGTTCCCGAGGACAGGCTGGCGGTTCTTGAGGGCAAGGGTGGAGTTGTGGAGGGGGAATTCGAAGGCATAAGATACGTCCGCTTCCGGGACTCCGCCAAGGGCTTCCGGCGCGGGACGGTCGTCTTTGAGAACGGCGACGTTGTTCTGGGCTTCCCCCACATAAAGCGCGTCGTCCAGCTGGGTAGGGGGATAAAGAGGGTCTTTAAGAACAGACCCTTCTACGTCGAGGAGAAGGTGGACGGCTACAACGTCCGCGTCGTGAAGGTGAAGGACAGAGTTCTCGCTCTAACGAGGGGCGGATTTATCTGTCCCTTCACGACGGAGAGGATACTGGACTTCATAAACGATGAGTTCTTCAAAGATTACCCAAACCTTGTCCTGGCCGGCGAGATGGCCGGGCCGGAGAGTCCGTACATTGTCGAAGGGCCTCCCTACGTGAAGGAGGACATAGAGTTCTTCCTCTTTGACATCCAGGAGAAGGGAACCGGGCGAAGCCTTCCGGTGGAGGAAAGATATAAACTTGCCGAGGAGTACGGGATCGAACAGGTGGAGAGATTCGGTCTCTTCAACCGCTCTCGTATAGATGAACTTTATGACCTCATCGAACGGCTCAGCAGGGAGAAGCGCGAGGGAGTAGTGATGAAAACGCCCGACATGAAGAGAATCGCGAAATACGTTACTCCCTACGCCAACATCAACGACATTAAGATAGGCTCTCACATATTCTTCGACCTGCCCCATGGCTACTTCATGGGGCGGATTAAGCGCCTCGCCTTCTACCTAGCCGAAAAGCACCTCAGGGGCGAGGAGTTCGATGAGTACGCGAAGGCCCTCGGAAAGGCCCTCCTCCGGCCTTTCGTTGAGAGCATCCACGAGGTCGCCAACGGCGGCGAGGTCGAGGAGGTCTTTACGGTGAGGGTGAAGAGCATAAGCACCGCCCATAAAATGGTGACCCACTTCGAGAGGCTCGGCGTGAAGATCCACATCGAGGACATAGAGGATCTGGGCAACGGCTACTGGAGGATAACATTCAAGAGGGTCTATCCGGACGCCACGCGGGAGATAAGGGAGCTGTGGAACGGCAGGGCGTTTGTGGATTGAAGCCGAAAGGCTTAAATTATTATCCTGTCAAAGATTATCTTGGTGAAGATAATGTTTGTCAATCGAAAAGATGAGCTGGCTCTCATTGAGTCTTTCTACTCTTCTGGCAAAAAGGAGATCCTGATTCTCTACGGGCGCAGGCGAGTTGGAAAGACCGAACTCCTAAAGAGGTTTATTCGGGGGAAGAATGCCCTCTATTTTTTAGCCGACAGGGACGGACTGGAGTCAAATGCTAAAAGATTTTACTTTGAAGCGGTGGAGGTTCTTGGACTTCCTAAGCTGGAGGTGAGGGACTTTAGAGAGGCTTTCGAGTTGATAAAGCTCAGGGCACCCGAGAGGTTTGTCGTTGTCATAGATGAGTTCTCCTACCTTCTCCTCGCGGACAAGAATACTCCTGCGGTTTTCCAGCACGTGATAGATGAAATCCTTGACGACCGATTTTTCCTAATTTTGAGCGGCTCGATAATCGGCCTTATGGAAGGGTTGATGAACTATACCAACCCCCTCTATGGCAGAAGAACGGCACAGCTTAAGCTTAAGCCCTTGAACTTCTTCCATGTTCGAGAATACTTCAAAAACGCGCCCATCGAAACCGTCGTGAGGATATACTCGGTAACTGGCGGCGTGCCCATGTACTTCCGGCTCTTTGAGGGAAAGAACTTCGAGGAGGAGCTTTTGAGGGTGGCGTTCTCGCCTACGTCCATACTCTACGAGGAGCCAGAGTTCATCCTGAGGGAGGAACTGGGTGACGTGCACAGGTATTATCTAATTCTTGAGGCGATGGCCCTTGGAAAGCACAGGGTGAGTGAGATTGCGAACTTCGCGGGAATCGAAGTCAAAGACATGCCAAAGTACCTGAGGACTTTAATCTCTCTCGAACTCGTTAGGCGCGAGGTTCCCGTTACGAAATCCGAGAGGAGCAGAAAGGCCCGCTACTATCTCAACGACAACTTCTTCGCATTCTGGTTCCGCTTCGTAAAGCCGAACCGGGGAAGGATAGAGATCGGGACGTTCGAGATGGACTGGAATGCCTTCAACGCCTACGTGGGAAAGGCATTTGAAGATATGGCGAGGCAGTTCCTCATTGAGCTGAACAAAGCCGGAAAGCTTCCCTTTAGGTTTACGAAAATCGGCCGCTGGTGGCACAAGAGGGAGG comes from the Thermococcus thioreducens genome and includes:
- a CDS encoding RNA ligase — protein: MVSSSFRATLLKLGVPEDRLAVLEGKGGVVEGEFEGIRYVRFRDSAKGFRRGTVVFENGDVVLGFPHIKRVVQLGRGIKRVFKNRPFYVEEKVDGYNVRVVKVKDRVLALTRGGFICPFTTERILDFINDEFFKDYPNLVLAGEMAGPESPYIVEGPPYVKEDIEFFLFDIQEKGTGRSLPVEERYKLAEEYGIEQVERFGLFNRSRIDELYDLIERLSREKREGVVMKTPDMKRIAKYVTPYANINDIKIGSHIFFDLPHGYFMGRIKRLAFYLAEKHLRGEEFDEYAKALGKALLRPFVESIHEVANGGEVEEVFTVRVKSISTAHKMVTHFERLGVKIHIEDIEDLGNGYWRITFKRVYPDATREIRELWNGRAFVD
- a CDS encoding ATP-binding protein; translation: MFVNRKDELALIESFYSSGKKEILILYGRRRVGKTELLKRFIRGKNALYFLADRDGLESNAKRFYFEAVEVLGLPKLEVRDFREAFELIKLRAPERFVVVIDEFSYLLLADKNTPAVFQHVIDEILDDRFFLILSGSIIGLMEGLMNYTNPLYGRRTAQLKLKPLNFFHVREYFKNAPIETVVRIYSVTGGVPMYFRLFEGKNFEEELLRVAFSPTSILYEEPEFILREELGDVHRYYLILEAMALGKHRVSEIANFAGIEVKDMPKYLRTLISLELVRREVPVTKSERSRKARYYLNDNFFAFWFRFVKPNRGRIEIGTFEMDWNAFNAYVGKAFEDMARQFLIELNKAGKLPFRFTKIGRWWHKREEIDIVALNEGEKKALFVEVKWKDLSLREARGILKDLERKAELVGLEGWGKHCGLVAKGIEGKEKFRAGGWLVWDLADFERLISSESGV